In the Novosphingobium sp. 9 genome, one interval contains:
- a CDS encoding EF-hand domain-containing protein: MALAPLALASVLLAASPALAQMGDMGGGMGQMGGMGDMGGGGGPGGGGHHGGDEGGPPGGGAARPRPPKPMKRKDYDKIVEQMFDEADANHDGTVTVAELHGVVEAKREALIRARFTAVDANHDGTISADEFMVWQKQMGSAASDEDSAFGDRNGPIPDAIMPHTKDEGDRMALRLIEPLTGTVIAKANTNYDAGVSLAELIAYEGKAFEAADKDHDGELSMDELRPMDGPDGHRGGFGGRRGPGGPGEGGPPPSE, translated from the coding sequence GTGGCTCTGGCCCCTCTCGCTCTCGCTTCCGTTCTGCTCGCGGCCTCGCCCGCCCTGGCCCAGATGGGCGATATGGGCGGCGGCATGGGTCAGATGGGCGGCATGGGCGACATGGGCGGCGGTGGCGGTCCGGGCGGTGGCGGCCATCATGGCGGTGACGAGGGCGGCCCTCCGGGCGGGGGGGCGGCTCGTCCGCGTCCGCCCAAGCCGATGAAGCGCAAGGACTACGACAAGATCGTCGAGCAGATGTTCGACGAAGCCGACGCCAACCACGACGGCACGGTGACGGTGGCCGAACTGCATGGTGTGGTCGAGGCCAAGCGCGAGGCGCTGATCCGTGCGCGCTTCACCGCGGTCGACGCCAACCATGACGGCACGATCTCCGCCGACGAGTTCATGGTCTGGCAAAAGCAGATGGGCTCTGCCGCATCGGACGAGGATAGCGCGTTTGGCGACCGCAACGGACCGATCCCCGATGCCATCATGCCCCATACCAAGGACGAGGGCGATCGCATGGCGCTGCGCCTGATCGAGCCGCTGACAGGCACCGTCATCGCCAAGGCGAACACCAATTACGATGCGGGGGTCTCGCTGGCCGAACTGATCGCCTATGAAGGCAAGGCCTTCGAGGCGGCGGACAAGGATCACGACGGCGAACTGTCGATGGACGAGCTGCGCCCGATGGATGGCCCCGATGGCCATCGGGGCGGATTCGGTGGTCGTCGCGGGCCGGGTGGTCCGGGCGAAGGTGGCCCGCCGCCTTCGGAGTAA
- a CDS encoding rhodanese-related sulfurtransferase → MPSTHMSPATPAPEAGPFTVAALYHFTPFADPAALRAPLLALCEAQGIFGTLLLAREGINGTVAGTAPAIAALLAHIRALPGCEGIEVKFSEASAMPFHRTKVRVKKEIVTMGEPDIDPTASVGTYVAPQDWNALISDANTIVIDTRNDYEVAAGTFKGAIDPQTKSFREFPGWFRAERERLLAASPDGTPPRVAMFCTGGIRCEKSTAFLKQEGVEEVYHLQGGILKYLETVPEEDSLWQGECFVFDGRVSVGHALVEGAHTLCHACRRPVNEAERASPLYEDGVSCPACYDERTDEQRAGYRERARQEALAAARGVAHVGARRDPR, encoded by the coding sequence ATGCCCTCGACACATATGTCTCCCGCGACACCTGCTCCGGAAGCCGGACCGTTCACGGTCGCGGCGCTCTATCACTTCACGCCGTTCGCCGATCCGGCCGCCCTGCGTGCGCCGCTGCTGGCGCTGTGCGAGGCGCAAGGGATTTTCGGGACGCTGCTGCTGGCGCGAGAGGGGATCAACGGCACCGTCGCCGGAACCGCGCCCGCGATCGCCGCGCTGCTCGCGCATATCCGTGCGCTGCCGGGGTGCGAGGGGATCGAGGTGAAGTTCTCCGAGGCCTCGGCGATGCCCTTCCACCGCACCAAGGTGCGCGTGAAGAAGGAGATCGTGACGATGGGCGAGCCGGACATCGACCCGACCGCCTCGGTCGGCACCTATGTCGCCCCGCAGGACTGGAACGCGCTGATCTCGGACGCGAACACCATCGTCATCGACACGCGCAACGACTACGAGGTCGCCGCCGGGACGTTCAAAGGCGCCATCGATCCGCAGACCAAGAGCTTCCGCGAGTTTCCGGGCTGGTTCCGGGCCGAGCGCGAGCGCCTGCTCGCCGCCTCGCCCGACGGCACGCCGCCCAGGGTCGCGATGTTCTGCACCGGCGGCATCCGCTGCGAGAAGTCCACCGCGTTCCTCAAGCAGGAGGGCGTCGAGGAGGTCTATCACCTACAGGGCGGCATCCTGAAGTATCTGGAGACCGTGCCCGAGGAAGACAGCCTGTGGCAGGGCGAATGCTTCGTGTTCGACGGGCGGGTGAGCGTGGGCCATGCGCTGGTCGAGGGCGCGCACACGCTGTGCCACGCCTGCCGCCGCCCGGTGAACGAGGCCGAACGCGCCTCGCCGCTCTACGAGGACGGCGTCAGTTGCCCGGCCTGCTACGACGAGCGCACCGACGAACAGCGCGCCGGCTATCGCGAGCGGGCGAGGCAGGAGGCCCTCGCCGCCGCACGCGGGGTGGCGCACGTGGGAGCCAGACGCGACCCTCGCTGA
- a CDS encoding Crp/Fnr family transcriptional regulator — translation MAPGNDLMAVLLDADRHQLETRLEEVHFHQGHVIYESGDNVDYCYFPCGDALSSYFVLLDSGIAVETIMVGREGALGGIVSQGALPSYARANVLHGGRYLRLPVRELDAIKQENAAVRHLFARYADCVMAQVFQSIACNAVHTIEQRAAKWLTAAVERIGRNEVTMTQEQLASMMGIGRSYASRVLQRFKAEGLLRTRRGGIEVLKPIELAERACNCNTHVRRHFETVLGGVYPKN, via the coding sequence ATGGCACCTGGCAACGACCTCATGGCCGTGCTGCTCGACGCCGACCGGCACCAGCTCGAAACGCGGCTGGAGGAGGTGCACTTTCATCAGGGGCACGTCATCTACGAGAGCGGCGACAACGTCGATTACTGCTATTTCCCCTGCGGCGACGCGCTCAGTTCGTACTTCGTGCTGCTGGACAGCGGGATCGCGGTGGAGACGATCATGGTCGGGCGCGAGGGCGCGCTGGGCGGGATCGTCAGCCAGGGTGCGCTGCCGTCCTATGCGCGGGCCAACGTGCTGCACGGCGGTCGCTATCTGCGCCTGCCGGTGCGTGAACTCGACGCGATCAAGCAGGAAAACGCGGCGGTGCGCCATCTCTTTGCGCGCTATGCCGATTGCGTGATGGCGCAGGTGTTCCAGTCGATCGCCTGCAATGCCGTCCACACCATCGAGCAGCGCGCCGCCAAGTGGCTGACCGCCGCGGTCGAGCGGATCGGGCGCAACGAGGTGACGATGACGCAGGAGCAGCTCGCCTCGATGATGGGCATCGGGCGCAGCTACGCCAGCCGCGTGCTCCAGCGCTTCAAGGCCGAAGGCCTGCTGCGCACCCGGCGCGGCGGGATCGAGGTGCTCAAGCCCATCGAACTCGCCGAGCGGGCCTGCAACTGCAACACCCACGTCCGCCGCCACTTCGAGACGGTGCTGGGCGGGGTATACCCGAAGAACTGA
- a CDS encoding HWE histidine kinase domain-containing protein, with protein sequence MTETMPSAHDTATVDLTTCDLEPIHIIGRIQSFGWLISFSSDWIINHVSMNCEALFGEAPQDMVGVPAAGFLSPSALHDIRSRLQVLGHGGSVERLFEVDLRGDGRLFDLAIHASGRSFVVEIEPHEGGRRRDYVSYVRPMIDRLRDAESVEKLCASAARHLRGLTGFDRVMVYRFDADGAGEVIAESLNGMVDSFKGQHFPASDIPAQARRLYTRNMLRIITDVDDPTVPIHPATGPSGEPLDLSMSGLRAVSPIHIEYLRNMGVKASMSVSIMRRGKLWGLMACHHYAPLRLSYSVRTASELFGEFFAYLLDQKETDAAMGMRLDSLRLHDEIMARVAAGGTLVDAFGDFSLSIGRVIPFDGAVAWIDGEFMRYGVTPDEAQFSKLARFLNTAGASTVWSTDRIATLFEPAAEWADRAAGLLALPVSRTPRDYIVLFRQEHVREVKWAGNPEKPVELGPNGARLTPRSSFELWKEERRGQSRPWTEEEVQAADALRVTLLEVVLRLAEIANAERDKAHRQQDMLIAELNHRVRNILNLIRGLVTQSKDGAKTIDDFAEIVGSRIHALARAHDQVTQTDWSPSSIYNLIRTETDAYASHSLDRVVIEGPDAMIAPSAFTTLALVIHELMTNSCKYGALSDSRGTVNVVLSRGDDSSLEIDWRESGGPPVKAPTRRGFGSTIIERTIPHELGGSASVVYPESGLHALFLIPDEHIATFATPTASPRDPGPVPTESEMRDDGFFKGAALIVEDNVIIAMEAEDLLRGIGFEDCRIAGSVRGALDLIAETEISFAMLDVNLGKDTSEPVARALYERAIPFIFASGYGENAIQSADLGNVPTVTKPYSERDVKNAVVRLMQDRL encoded by the coding sequence ATGACCGAGACCATGCCTTCCGCCCATGATACGGCCACCGTCGACCTGACGACCTGCGATCTCGAGCCGATCCACATCATCGGCCGCATCCAGAGCTTCGGCTGGCTGATCTCGTTCTCCAGCGACTGGATCATCAACCACGTCTCGATGAACTGCGAGGCGCTGTTCGGCGAGGCTCCGCAGGACATGGTGGGCGTGCCCGCCGCCGGGTTCCTGTCGCCCAGCGCGCTGCACGATATCCGCTCGCGCCTGCAGGTGCTGGGCCACGGCGGCAGCGTGGAGCGCCTGTTCGAGGTGGACCTGCGCGGCGACGGGCGGCTGTTCGACCTCGCCATCCATGCCTCGGGCCGCTCGTTCGTGGTCGAGATCGAACCGCATGAAGGCGGGCGCCGCCGCGATTACGTGAGCTACGTGCGCCCGATGATCGACCGGCTGCGCGATGCGGAAAGCGTCGAGAAGCTCTGCGCCTCTGCCGCCCGCCACTTGCGCGGGCTGACCGGCTTCGACCGGGTGATGGTCTACCGCTTCGATGCCGACGGCGCGGGCGAGGTGATCGCCGAGAGCCTGAACGGCATGGTCGACAGCTTCAAGGGCCAGCACTTTCCGGCGTCCGACATCCCGGCGCAGGCGCGCAGGCTCTACACCCGCAACATGCTGCGCATCATCACCGACGTCGACGATCCCACGGTGCCGATCCATCCCGCCACCGGGCCGAGCGGCGAGCCGCTGGACCTGTCGATGTCGGGCCTGCGCGCGGTCTCGCCGATCCATATCGAGTACTTGCGCAACATGGGCGTCAAGGCGTCGATGTCGGTCTCGATCATGCGGCGCGGCAAGCTGTGGGGGCTGATGGCCTGCCACCATTACGCGCCCTTGCGCCTGTCCTATTCGGTCCGCACCGCCAGCGAACTGTTCGGCGAGTTCTTCGCCTATCTGCTCGACCAGAAGGAAACCGACGCGGCGATGGGCATGCGGCTCGATTCGCTGCGCCTGCATGACGAGATCATGGCCCGCGTTGCCGCCGGCGGCACGCTGGTCGATGCCTTCGGCGACTTCTCGCTCTCGATCGGCCGGGTGATCCCCTTCGACGGCGCCGTGGCGTGGATCGATGGCGAGTTCATGCGCTACGGCGTCACGCCCGACGAGGCACAGTTCTCGAAACTGGCGCGCTTCCTCAACACCGCAGGCGCCAGCACGGTGTGGTCCACCGACCGCATCGCCACGCTGTTCGAGCCTGCCGCCGAATGGGCGGACCGCGCCGCAGGGCTGCTGGCGCTGCCGGTCAGCCGCACCCCGCGCGACTACATCGTGCTGTTCCGGCAGGAACATGTGCGCGAGGTCAAATGGGCGGGCAATCCCGAAAAGCCGGTGGAGCTTGGCCCCAACGGCGCGCGCCTGACGCCGCGCAGCAGTTTCGAGCTGTGGAAGGAAGAGCGCCGGGGCCAGTCGCGCCCGTGGACCGAGGAGGAAGTGCAGGCCGCCGATGCGCTGCGCGTCACCCTGCTCGAAGTCGTGCTGCGCCTGGCCGAAATCGCCAATGCCGAGCGTGACAAGGCCCATCGCCAGCAGGACATGCTGATCGCGGAACTGAACCACCGCGTGCGCAATATCCTCAACCTGATCCGGGGGCTCGTCACCCAGAGCAAGGACGGCGCGAAGACGATCGACGACTTTGCCGAGATCGTCGGCAGCCGCATCCACGCGCTGGCCCGCGCCCACGATCAGGTGACGCAGACCGACTGGTCGCCGTCCTCGATCTACAATCTCATCCGCACCGAGACCGACGCCTACGCCAGCCACAGTCTCGACCGGGTGGTGATCGAGGGGCCGGACGCGATGATCGCGCCCAGCGCCTTCACCACGCTGGCGCTGGTGATCCACGAACTGATGACCAATTCGTGCAAGTACGGTGCGCTCTCGGATTCGCGCGGTACGGTCAACGTGGTGCTGTCGCGCGGGGACGACAGCTCGCTGGAGATCGACTGGCGCGAAAGCGGCGGGCCGCCGGTGAAAGCCCCGACCCGGCGCGGCTTCGGCTCGACCATCATCGAGCGCACGATCCCGCACGAGTTGGGCGGCAGCGCCTCGGTGGTCTATCCCGAAAGCGGCCTGCACGCGCTGTTCCTGATCCCCGACGAGCACATCGCGACTTTCGCCACGCCCACCGCCTCCCCGCGCGACCCCGGCCCGGTGCCGACCGAGAGCGAGATGCGCGACGACGGCTTCTTCAAGGGGGCCGCGCTGATCGTGGAAGACAATGTGATCATCGCCATGGAGGCCGAGGACCTGCTGCGCGGGATCGGCTTCGAGGACTGCCGCATCGCCGGATCGGTGCGCGGCGCGCTCGACCTGATCGCCGAGACCGAGATCAGCTTCGCCATGCTCGACGTCAATCTGGGCAAGGATACCAGCGAACCGGTGGCAAGGGCGCTGTACGAGCGGGCGATCCCGTTCATCTTCGCCAGCGGCTATGGCGAGAACGCGATCCAGTCGGCAGACCTCGGCAACGTGCCCACCGTCACCAAGCCCTATTCCGAGCGCGACGTGAAGAACGCCGTGGTGCGGCTGATGCAGGACCGGCTATAG
- the rpsL gene encoding 30S ribosomal protein S12, producing MPTINQLVRKGREPQKAKSKVPAMEQNPQKRGVCTRVYTTTPKKPNSALRKVAKVRLTNSREVISYIPGEGHNLQEHSVVLIRGGRVRDLPGVRYHILRGVLDTQGVKDRKQSRSKYGAKRPK from the coding sequence ATGCCCACTATCAACCAGCTGGTCCGCAAGGGCCGCGAGCCGCAGAAGGCCAAGTCCAAGGTCCCTGCGATGGAGCAGAACCCGCAGAAGCGCGGCGTTTGCACCCGCGTCTACACGACCACCCCGAAGAAGCCGAACTCGGCACTTCGCAAGGTCGCCAAGGTCCGTCTGACCAACAGCCGCGAAGTCATCTCGTACATTCCGGGTGAAGGCCACAACCTGCAGGAGCACTCGGTTGTGCTCATCCGCGGCGGCCGCGTCCGCGATCTTCCCGGCGTTCGCTACCACATCCTGCGCGGCGTGCTCGACACGCAGGGCGTCAAGGATCGCAAGCAGAGCCGCTCGAAGTACGGCGCCAAGCGTCCGAAGTGA
- the rpsG gene encoding 30S ribosomal protein S7: protein MSRRRRPEKREILPDPKFGDLVLSKFMNNLMLDGKKSVAESIVYGAMTTMETRAKADPVQLFHDALNNVKPQIEVRSRRVGGATYQVPVEVRPERAQALAIRWLISAARNRPETTMAARLSGELLDAANNRGNAVKKREDTHRMADANRAFSHYRW from the coding sequence ATGTCACGTCGTCGTCGTCCCGAGAAGCGGGAAATCCTGCCTGATCCCAAGTTCGGTGATCTGGTTCTGTCGAAGTTCATGAACAACCTCATGCTCGACGGCAAGAAGTCGGTCGCCGAATCGATCGTCTATGGCGCCATGACCACCATGGAAACCCGCGCCAAGGCCGATCCGGTCCAGCTGTTCCACGATGCGCTGAACAACGTGAAGCCGCAGATCGAAGTCCGCAGCCGCCGCGTCGGTGGTGCGACCTACCAGGTTCCGGTCGAGGTTCGCCCCGAGCGCGCCCAGGCTCTCGCCATCCGCTGGCTGATCTCGGCGGCGCGCAACCGTCCCGAGACCACCATGGCGGCGCGTCTGTCGGGTGAGCTGCTCGACGCCGCGAACAACCGCGGCAACGCGGTGAAGAAGCGCGAAGACACGCACCGCATGGCGGATGCGAACCGCGCGTTCTCGCACTACCGCTGGTAA
- the fusA gene encoding elongation factor G: MARSHPLNMYRNIGIMAHIDAGKTTTTERILYYTGKSYKIGEVHDGAATMDWMEQEQERGITITSAATTCFWTAEGQEYRINIIDTPGHVDFTIEVERSLRVLDGAVACFDGVAGVEPQSETVWRQADKYGVPRMCFINKLDRTGANFKYCVQSIIDRLGATPAVLYIPIGLESDLKGLVDLVHNRAIIWKDESLGAEFFYEEIPAELADEAEEYRMKLIELAVEQDDEAMEAYLEGNEPDVATLKKLIRKGTLGHAFVPVVCGSAFKNKGVQPLLDAVVDYLPSPLDIEDVQGVKVDSDEADSRPPKDDAPFSALAFKVMNDPFVGSLTFCRIYSGTLSKGSYLNSVKQKKEKVGRILEMHANERKDIEEAYAGDIVALAGMKETTTGDTLCAEKAPIVLERMEFPEPVIELSVEPKTKADQEKMGVALNRLSAEDPSFRVSTDHESGQTIIKGMGELHLDIIVDRMRREFKVEANVGAPQVAYREYLGKPVDVDYTHKKQSGGTGQFGRVKVKVTPGERGSGITFKDEIKGGNIPKEYIPAIEKGMRETAASGSLVGFPIIDFEIVLYDGSYHDVDSSALAFEIAGRGAMREVAQKAGIKLLEPIMKVEVVTPEEFMGDVIGDLNSRRGQIQGTDTRGNAQVVEANTPLANMFGYVNSLRSFTQGRANYSMIFSHYDEVPANVAAEVKEKLA, encoded by the coding sequence ATGGCACGCAGCCATCCGCTGAATATGTACCGTAACATCGGTATCATGGCGCACATCGATGCTGGCAAGACCACCACGACCGAGCGTATCCTCTACTACACCGGCAAGTCCTACAAGATCGGCGAAGTCCACGACGGCGCCGCGACCATGGACTGGATGGAGCAGGAGCAGGAGCGCGGCATCACGATCACGTCGGCCGCGACGACCTGTTTCTGGACCGCCGAGGGCCAGGAATACCGCATCAACATCATCGACACCCCCGGACACGTCGACTTCACCATCGAAGTCGAGCGTTCGCTGCGCGTGCTCGACGGTGCTGTGGCATGCTTCGACGGCGTTGCCGGCGTTGAGCCGCAGTCGGAAACCGTGTGGCGCCAGGCCGACAAGTACGGCGTGCCGCGCATGTGCTTCATCAACAAGCTCGACCGCACCGGCGCGAACTTCAAGTACTGCGTGCAGTCGATCATCGACCGCCTCGGTGCGACGCCTGCCGTGCTCTACATCCCGATCGGTCTCGAGTCGGACCTGAAGGGTCTGGTCGATCTCGTGCACAACCGCGCGATCATCTGGAAGGACGAGTCGCTGGGCGCCGAGTTCTTCTACGAAGAGATCCCGGCTGAGCTCGCTGACGAAGCCGAAGAGTATCGCATGAAGCTCATCGAGCTCGCCGTCGAACAGGACGACGAGGCGATGGAAGCCTACCTCGAAGGCAACGAGCCCGACGTCGCAACGCTCAAGAAGCTGATCCGCAAGGGTACGCTGGGCCATGCGTTCGTGCCGGTCGTCTGCGGTTCGGCGTTCAAGAACAAGGGCGTGCAGCCCCTGCTCGACGCCGTTGTCGACTACCTGCCTTCGCCGCTCGACATCGAAGACGTCCAGGGCGTCAAGGTCGACAGCGACGAGGCCGACAGCCGTCCGCCCAAGGACGACGCACCGTTCTCGGCGCTCGCGTTCAAGGTCATGAACGATCCGTTCGTGGGCTCGCTCACCTTCTGCCGCATCTACTCGGGCACGCTCTCGAAGGGTTCGTACCTGAACTCGGTGAAGCAGAAGAAGGAAAAGGTCGGTCGTATCCTCGAGATGCACGCCAACGAGCGTAAGGACATCGAAGAGGCTTACGCAGGCGACATCGTCGCGCTCGCCGGCATGAAGGAAACCACCACGGGCGACACGCTCTGCGCGGAAAAGGCGCCGATCGTGCTCGAGCGCATGGAATTCCCCGAGCCGGTCATCGAGCTGTCGGTGGAGCCCAAGACCAAGGCCGACCAGGAGAAGATGGGCGTCGCGCTCAACCGTCTCTCGGCCGAGGACCCCTCGTTCCGCGTCTCGACCGACCACGAATCGGGCCAGACCATCATCAAGGGCATGGGCGAGCTTCACCTCGACATCATCGTCGATCGCATGCGTCGCGAGTTCAAGGTCGAAGCCAACGTCGGTGCGCCGCAGGTGGCCTACCGCGAATACCTCGGCAAGCCTGTCGATGTGGACTACACCCACAAGAAGCAGTCGGGCGGTACGGGTCAGTTCGGTCGCGTGAAGGTCAAGGTCACGCCGGGCGAGCGCGGTTCGGGCATCACCTTCAAGGACGAGATCAAGGGCGGTAACATTCCGAAGGAATATATCCCCGCGATCGAAAAGGGCATGCGCGAAACCGCTGCCTCGGGCTCGCTGGTCGGCTTCCCGATCATCGACTTCGAAATCGTCCTCTACGACGGTTCGTACCACGACGTCGACTCGAGCGCGCTGGCGTTCGAAATCGCCGGTCGCGGTGCCATGCGTGAAGTCGCCCAGAAGGCCGGCATCAAGCTGCTCGAACCGATCATGAAGGTCGAGGTCGTGACCCCGGAAGAGTTCATGGGCGACGTCATCGGCGACCTCAACTCGCGTCGTGGCCAGATCCAGGGCACCGACACCCGTGGTAACGCACAGGTCGTGGAGGCGAACACGCCGCTCGCGAACATGTTCGGCTACGTGAACTCGCTGCGCTCCTTCACCCAGGGTCGCGCGAACTATTCGATGATCTTCTCCCACTACGACGAAGTCCCGGCGAACGTCGCGGCCGAAGTCAAGGAGAAGCTCGCCTAA
- the tuf gene encoding elongation factor Tu, protein MAKAKFERNKPHCNIGTIGHVDHGKTTLTAAITKVMSETFGGEAVDFANIDKAPEERERGITISTAHVEYETDARHYAHVDCPGHADYVKNMITGAAQMDGAILVVNAADGPMPQTREHILLARQVGVPQLVVFMNKVDQVDDPELLELVELEVRELLSSYDFDGDNIPIIMGSALAALEGRDDNIGKEKILELMSAVDTFIPQPPRPTDKPFLMPVEDVFSISGRGTVVTGRVETGIVKVGEEVEVVGIRDTQKTTVTGVEMFRKLLDQGEAGDNIGALVRGLKRDDVERGQVLCKPGTVKPHTEFSAEVYVLSKDEGGRHTPFFANYRPQFYFRTTDVTGEVILPEGTEMVMPGDNVTISVKLIAPIAMDEGLRFAIREGGRTVGSGVVASITK, encoded by the coding sequence ATGGCCAAGGCAAAATTCGAGCGGAACAAGCCGCACTGCAACATCGGCACCATCGGTCACGTCGACCACGGCAAGACCACGCTGACTGCCGCCATCACCAAGGTGATGTCGGAGACCTTCGGTGGTGAAGCCGTTGACTTCGCGAACATCGACAAGGCTCCGGAAGAGCGCGAGCGCGGCATCACGATCTCGACCGCACACGTCGAGTACGAGACCGACGCCCGTCACTACGCACACGTCGACTGCCCGGGTCACGCTGACTACGTGAAGAACATGATCACCGGTGCTGCCCAGATGGACGGCGCGATCCTGGTTGTGAACGCTGCTGACGGCCCGATGCCGCAGACCCGCGAGCACATCCTGCTCGCTCGCCAGGTTGGCGTGCCGCAGCTCGTCGTGTTCATGAACAAGGTCGACCAGGTTGACGATCCGGAGCTGCTCGAGCTCGTCGAACTCGAAGTTCGCGAACTGCTCTCGTCGTACGACTTCGACGGCGACAACATTCCGATCATCATGGGTTCGGCTCTCGCCGCTCTCGAAGGTCGTGACGACAACATCGGCAAGGAAAAGATCCTTGAGCTGATGTCGGCAGTCGACACCTTCATCCCGCAGCCGCCGCGCCCCACCGACAAGCCCTTCCTGATGCCCGTCGAGGACGTGTTCTCGATCTCGGGTCGTGGTACGGTTGTGACCGGCCGCGTCGAGACCGGCATCGTCAAGGTTGGTGAAGAAGTCGAAGTCGTGGGTATCCGCGACACGCAGAAGACCACCGTCACCGGCGTTGAAATGTTCCGCAAGCTGCTCGACCAGGGTGAAGCCGGCGACAACATCGGCGCACTGGTTCGTGGCCTGAAGCGCGACGACGTTGAGCGTGGCCAGGTTCTCTGCAAGCCCGGCACCGTGAAGCCGCACACCGAGTTCTCGGCTGAGGTTTACGTCCTGTCGAAGGACGAAGGTGGCCGTCACACGCCGTTCTTCGCGAACTACCGTCCGCAGTTCTACTTCCGCACCACGGACGTCACCGGTGAGGTTATCCTCCCCGAGGGCACCGAGATGGTGATGCCGGGCGACAACGTGACCATCTCGGTCAAGCTGATCGCACCGATCGCCATGGACGAAGGCCTCCGCTTCGCAATCCGCGAAGGCGGCCGCACCGTCGGTTCGGGCGTCGTTGCCTCGATCACGAAGTAA
- the rpsJ gene encoding 30S ribosomal protein S10 translates to MEAQNIRIRLKAFDHRVLDQATGEIADTARRTGALIRGPIPLPTKIEKFTVNRGPHIDKKSREQFEVRTYKRLLDIVQPNAATVDALMKLDLAAGVNVEIKLA, encoded by the coding sequence ATGGAAGCTCAGAACATCCGTATCCGCCTCAAGGCGTTTGATCACCGCGTGCTCGACCAGGCCACTGGCGAAATCGCCGACACGGCACGCCGCACCGGCGCTCTGATTCGTGGCCCCATTCCTCTTCCGACGAAGATCGAGAAGTTCACGGTCAACCGCGGCCCGCACATCGACAAGAAGTCGCGCGAGCAGTTCGAGGTCCGTACCTACAAGCGTCTGCTTGACATCGTGCAGCCCAACGCTGCCACTGTCGACGCGCTGATGAAGCTGGACCTCGCGGCCGGCGTGAACGTCGAGATCAAGCTGGCCTAA
- the rplC gene encoding 50S ribosomal protein L3, with protein MRTGVIAKKVGMTRLFQEDGRHVPVTVLALEDCQVVSVRTEERDGYVAVQLGAGEAKQKNVAKPQREHFAKAQVPLKMRVAEFRVADDALLEVGATIAASHFVPGQLVDVGGHTQGKGFQGAMKRWGFGGMRATHGVSISHRAHGSTGNRQDPGKVFKNKKMAGHMGDRQRTQQNLEIVRVDDERGLIFVKGSVPGAKNSWLTVADAVKVDRHAEAPYPAGIKSVANSNDTAAAETPADVAAPEATEGQEG; from the coding sequence ATGCGTACCGGCGTGATCGCAAAGAAAGTCGGGATGACCCGCCTGTTCCAGGAGGACGGTCGCCACGTGCCCGTCACCGTCCTGGCGCTGGAGGATTGCCAGGTCGTCTCCGTCCGTACCGAAGAGCGTGACGGCTACGTCGCCGTTCAGCTCGGTGCCGGCGAAGCCAAGCAGAAGAACGTTGCCAAGCCGCAGCGTGAACACTTCGCGAAGGCTCAGGTTCCCCTCAAGATGCGCGTCGCGGAATTCCGCGTCGCCGACGACGCCCTCCTCGAGGTTGGCGCGACGATTGCGGCTTCGCACTTCGTTCCGGGCCAGCTCGTCGACGTGGGCGGCCACACCCAGGGTAAGGGCTTCCAGGGCGCTATGAAGCGCTGGGGCTTCGGCGGTATGCGCGCCACCCACGGTGTGTCGATCTCGCACCGTGCGCATGGTTCGACGGGTAACCGTCAGGATCCGGGCAAGGTGTTCAAGAACAAGAAGATGGCCGGCCACATGGGCGACCGTCAGCGCACCCAGCAGAACCTCGAAATCGTCCGCGTGGACGATGAGCGTGGCCTGATCTTCGTCAAGGGCTCGGTCCCGGGCGCGAAGAATTCGTGGCTCACCGTTGCGGACGCCGTCAAGGTCGACCGCCACGCCGAGGCTCCGTACCCCGCCGGCATCAAGTCGGTGGCGAACAGCAACGACACGGCCGCTGCCGAGACCCCCGCTGACGTGGCGGCTCCCGAAGCGACCGAAGGCCAGGAGGGCTAA